Proteins encoded in a region of the Streptomyces violaceoruber genome:
- a CDS encoding cytochrome P450: MSTDAHDVPGAVPLGGPRFQTDPALLYRQMRREHGAVTPVVLDGDVPAWLVLGYRELHQVTGDPVLFSRDSDLWNQWENIPDDWPLLPMIGRRQPSILYTVGERHRERAAMISDALEAVDPHLLRGHAERFADELVDRLCAKGEADLVGDYAMLLPVRVLARLYGFSDEQGPALVTALNDMIDGRERALAGQTHLATSMARLLADRKAAPADDVASRMLADESGFTEEEVAQDLMVMMAAGHQPTADWIGNSLRLMLTDDRFAASLFGGRNSVAEAMNEVLWEDTPTQNVAGRWAARDTQLGGRRIRAGDLVLLGLQGANSDPQVRTDGSALTGGNNAHFSFGHGEHRCPFPAQEVAEVIARTGIEVVLDRLPDIDLAVPAGSLTRRPSPWLRGLTELPVRFTPTTALGGTSA; this comes from the coding sequence GTGAGCACCGACGCCCACGACGTCCCGGGCGCCGTGCCGCTCGGCGGCCCCCGCTTCCAGACCGATCCCGCCCTGCTGTACCGGCAGATGCGGCGCGAGCACGGCGCCGTCACACCGGTCGTGCTGGACGGCGACGTACCGGCCTGGCTGGTGCTCGGGTACCGCGAGCTGCACCAGGTGACCGGCGATCCGGTGCTGTTCAGCCGGGATTCGGACCTGTGGAACCAGTGGGAGAACATCCCGGACGACTGGCCGCTGCTGCCGATGATCGGCCGCAGGCAGCCGTCGATCCTGTACACGGTCGGCGAGCGGCACCGCGAGCGCGCCGCCATGATCAGCGACGCGCTGGAGGCCGTCGACCCGCACCTGCTGCGCGGTCACGCCGAGCGGTTCGCCGACGAACTCGTCGACCGGCTGTGCGCGAAGGGCGAGGCCGACCTCGTCGGCGACTACGCGATGCTGCTGCCGGTCCGGGTCCTGGCCCGGCTGTACGGGTTCTCCGACGAGCAGGGTCCGGCACTGGTCACCGCGCTCAACGACATGATCGACGGCAGGGAGCGGGCCCTGGCGGGCCAGACGCACCTCGCCACCTCCATGGCACGGCTGCTGGCGGACCGGAAGGCGGCGCCCGCCGACGACGTCGCCTCCCGGATGCTGGCCGACGAGAGCGGCTTCACCGAGGAGGAGGTCGCCCAGGACCTGATGGTGATGATGGCCGCGGGCCACCAGCCGACGGCGGACTGGATCGGCAACTCGCTGCGCCTGATGCTGACCGACGACCGCTTCGCCGCTTCCCTCTTCGGCGGACGCAACAGTGTCGCCGAGGCCATGAACGAGGTGCTGTGGGAGGACACGCCCACGCAGAACGTGGCCGGCCGCTGGGCCGCCCGGGACACCCAGCTCGGCGGGCGCCGCATCCGGGCCGGCGACCTGGTGCTGCTCGGGCTTCAGGGCGCCAACTCCGACCCGCAGGTCCGCACCGACGGCTCCGCGCTCACCGGCGGCAACAACGCGCACTTCTCCTTCGGCCACGGCGAGCACCGCTGCCCGTTCCCCGCGCAGGAGGTCGCCGAGGTGATCGCGCGCACCGGCATCGAGGTCGTGCTCGACCGGCTGCCGGACATCGACCTGGCGGTGCCCGCCGGGTCCCTCACCCGTCGCCCCTCGCCCTGGCTGCGGGGGCTGACCGAGTTGCCCGTGCGGTTCACCCCGACCACTGCCCTGGGAGGCACGTCAGCATGA